A genomic window from Equus asinus isolate D_3611 breed Donkey chromosome 25, EquAss-T2T_v2, whole genome shotgun sequence includes:
- the LOC106828424 gene encoding T-cell surface glycoprotein CD1a-like — protein MLFLQLPCLAVLLQGGDNKDDFQEPISFQIIQISSFYNRSWVQNLSSGWLGELQTHSCESKSGTIIFLWPWSKGNFSNEEIMELEKLFRMFSAGFLQAFHEHASQWQLEYPFQVQTAGGCELHFGKASISFMRVAYQGSDFLSFQNNSWLPSPKGGNRAQHVCQLFNWDQITLEIIQRLLSDTCPRFLLGLLDTGKSDLQRQVRPEAWLSTGPGPGLSHLTLVCHVSGFHPKPIWVMWMRGEEEHPGTQRSDILPNADGTWYLWKSLDVEATEASGLSCQVRHSSLGGQDIILSWENHSSMGLIFSAVIVPLVLLTCLAFWLRKYWRSCESASNLLWNEIPAAQDPGHI, from the exons ATGCTGTTCCTGCAACTTCCATGTCTGGCAGTTCTTCTCCAAGGTGGTGACAATAAAGATG ACTTTCAAGAGCCAATCTCCTTCCAAATCATCCAGATTTCATCCTTCTACAACCGATCCTGGGTACAAAATCTAAGCTCAGGTTGGTTGGGTGAGTTGCAGACTCATAGCTGTGAAAGCAAATCTGGCACTATCATTTTCCTATGGCCCTGGTCCAAGGGCAACTTCAGCAATGAGGAGATCATGGAACTGGAAAAATTATTTCGTATGTTCTCCGCTGGATTTCTTCAGGCATTTCATGAGCATGCCAGTCAATGGCAGCTTGAAT ATCCTTTTCAGGTACAGACAGCAGGAGGCTGTGAGCTGCACTTTGGGAAAGCCTCAATAAGCTTCATGAGGGTTGCTTATCAAGGATCAGATTTCCTGAGCTTCCAGAACAATTCATGGTTGCCATCTCCAAAGGGTGGAAATAGGGCTCAGCATGTCTGCCAACTATTCAACTGGGATCAAATAACCCTGGAAATAATACAAAGGCTCCTCAGTGACACCTGCCCACGTTTCCTCTTGGGACTTCTTGATACAGGGAAGTCAGATCTGCAGCGACAAG TAAGGCCAGAGGCCTGGCTGTCTACTGGCCCAGGTCCTGGTCTGAGCCATTTGACACTGGTTTGTCATGTCTCTGGTTTCCACCCAAAGCCTATTTGGGTGATGTGGATGAGAGGTGAGGAGGAGCATCCCGGCACTCAGCGAAGTGACATCTTGCCCAATGCTGATGGGACATGGTATCTTTGGAAGTCCTTGGATGTAGAAGCCACTGAGGCATCTGGCCTGTCTTGCCAAGTGAGACACAGCAGTCTAGGAGGGCAGGACATCATCCTCTCCTGGG AAAATCACAGCTCCATGGGCTTGATCTTCTCGGCAGTGATAGTGCCCCTGGTGCTTCTGACATGTCTGGCATTTTGGCTTAGGAAGTACTG GAGATCCTGTGAATCTGCAAGCAATCTTCTTTGGAATGAGATCCCAGCAGCCCAGGACCCAGGACATATCTAA